In one window of Tripterygium wilfordii isolate XIE 37 chromosome 1, ASM1340144v1, whole genome shotgun sequence DNA:
- the LOC119995713 gene encoding uncharacterized protein LOC119995713 — MKYGVAVGEKNRRERGRYCSSCSSSFAVFVLGRIKLRVEPWQWAAALMASINLTRLPALVLLPPEELPLLQPSLQMGGTIDLVIHLTNFYPLFFVISTCHVLALLLLYFVPLAKSIKFIDNHLVSRLCLALVPWKLSTVTYGALLP, encoded by the exons ATGAAGTATGGAGTAGCCGTTGGAGAGAAGAACAGAAGGGAAAGAGGGAGATATTGCTCCAGTTGTTCATCCTCCTTTGCTGTTTTTGTTCTCGGAAG GATCAAGCTACGGGTCGAACCTTGGCAATGGGCCGCTGCGTTGATGGCATCTATCAACTTGACTCGTCTCCCAGCTCTTGTTTTGCTGCCTCCAGAAGAACTCCCACTGCTACAACCCTCACTACAGATGGGTGGCACCATAGACTTGGTCATCCATCTCACAAACTTTTATCCACTGTTCTTCGTCATCTCGACCTGCCATGTATTAGCACTACTTCTCCTGTACTTTGTACCGCTTGCCAAATCAATAAAATTCATAGACAACCATTTGGTCTCTCGTCTGTGTCTAGCTCTTGTCCCTTGGAAATTATCTACAGTGACGTATGGGGCCCTGCTCCCATGA